One stretch of Chryseobacterium sp. LJ668 DNA includes these proteins:
- a CDS encoding outer membrane protein assembly factor BamD — protein MKKYILGIFAIAVISACTSQQDKAMKSADKNFILKAANENFAKKKWKNALALYDRLPNLVAGTDDAPNVVFNSAYANYYDKNYKLAGHQFKNFAVSFPQDNRKEEASYMSALCYYNGSMDYNLDQTSTELAINELQDFLTNYPNSERSKNINTLIEELSYKLEFKAYENAKQYYKMANYKSTDAAFENVLGDFPSTKLRPQIYDYMMKSRYLLAQNSVYELKDERIESALSFTRLVEKELPNTEYSKTAVDIRQKLEKEKKDFVIVKKLNEERIAILTAKQKKLADKLAQDSKTEQQIKDQVSNEKQAMQIQRDSAALQTPPPAATFKIQR, from the coding sequence ATGAAGAAATATATTTTAGGTATTTTTGCCATAGCTGTCATCTCGGCATGCACAAGTCAGCAAGATAAAGCGATGAAAAGCGCGGATAAAAATTTTATCCTGAAAGCCGCTAATGAAAATTTCGCTAAAAAGAAATGGAAAAATGCTTTGGCTCTCTACGACAGACTTCCTAATCTGGTTGCTGGTACTGATGATGCCCCGAATGTGGTTTTCAATTCTGCATATGCCAATTATTATGATAAAAACTATAAGCTTGCAGGTCACCAATTCAAAAACTTTGCAGTAAGTTTTCCTCAGGATAACAGAAAAGAAGAAGCATCTTATATGTCAGCTTTATGTTACTACAATGGGTCGATGGATTATAATCTTGATCAGACGAGTACAGAGTTGGCCATCAATGAACTTCAGGATTTCCTTACCAATTACCCGAATTCTGAAAGATCAAAAAATATCAATACCCTGATTGAAGAACTGTCGTATAAATTAGAATTTAAGGCCTACGAAAATGCTAAACAGTATTACAAAATGGCTAATTACAAATCTACAGACGCAGCATTTGAGAATGTTTTAGGAGATTTCCCAAGTACAAAACTTCGTCCACAGATTTATGATTACATGATGAAGTCAAGATATCTTCTTGCGCAAAACTCTGTTTATGAGTTGAAGGATGAGCGTATAGAAAGTGCATTGTCATTTACAAGATTAGTTGAAAAAGAACTGCCGAATACAGAATACTCTAAAACAGCTGTAGATATAAGACAGAAGCTTGAAAAAGAGAAAAAGGATTTTGTAATTGTAAAGAAACTGAACGAAGAGAGAATTGCAATACTTACGGCCAAGCAAAAGAAATTAGCTGATAAATTAGCACAAGACTCTAAAACCGAGCAGCAGATCAAGGATCAAGTGTCTAATGAAAAGCAGGCAATGCAGATCCAGAGGGATAGCGCAGCGTTGCAGACACCTCCTCCGGCAGCGACTTTCAAAATCCAAAGATAA
- a CDS encoding DUF4126 domain-containing protein — protein MLDQIPYLPYILSAFIGIGLAAASGFRVFLPMFAVSVASYFHWIPMSESFEWLSSLPALITTGIAMIAEILAYYIPFVDHLLDTISVPMATVAGSLLFASQFTELGTFPQWALALIAGGGTAATISSGFAGLRAASTATTGGLGNSVVGTTETAGAGLMSVLAMTAPIIAAVLTIAILIIVIILGRKAWRKLRNRRQSNSMN, from the coding sequence ATGCTAGATCAAATTCCTTATTTACCTTATATCTTAAGTGCTTTTATAGGTATCGGTTTGGCTGCTGCATCTGGTTTCAGGGTATTTTTACCGATGTTTGCAGTAAGTGTAGCCTCTTATTTTCATTGGATTCCGATGAGTGAAAGTTTTGAATGGCTGTCGAGCCTGCCTGCTTTAATCACCACCGGAATTGCGATGATTGCAGAAATTCTTGCCTATTATATTCCTTTTGTCGATCACTTACTGGATACAATCTCTGTACCGATGGCGACCGTTGCCGGATCTTTATTATTTGCAAGTCAGTTTACAGAATTGGGCACTTTTCCGCAGTGGGCATTAGCGCTGATTGCAGGTGGCGGAACTGCTGCTACAATAAGTTCCGGGTTTGCAGGACTCAGAGCAGCTTCTACGGCAACAACCGGCGGACTTGGAAACTCTGTTGTGGGAACTACTGAAACAGCAGGAGCAGGATTGATGTCTGTTTTGGCAATGACTGCACCCATTATTGCTGCTGTATTAACAATAGCCATATTAATTATAGTGATTATTTTAGGCCGAAAAGCGTGGCGAAAATTAAGAAACAGAAGACAATCGAATTCTATGAACTGA
- a CDS encoding tRNA threonylcarbamoyladenosine dehydratase encodes MDKFWLERTELLIKEEGINILNSASVLVVGLGGVGSFAAEFLARAGIGKMTIIDGDTVDITNINRQLPALHSTVGKHKVEVVAERLMDINPQLELVKINEFLNPERMGEVLDAGKFDYILDCIDSITPKVSLIIAAKRRRIKIVSSMGAGGKSDPSKVMVRDIHKTAECHLAKQVRKRLKKEKIDKGIRCVFSSEIQDEDSLKMTDGSNYKRSFYGTISYIPAIFGLYAAAEVINHLVKKTDAEL; translated from the coding sequence ATGGATAAGTTTTGGCTGGAAAGAACGGAACTTCTGATCAAAGAAGAAGGCATAAATATATTAAATAGTGCGAGTGTTCTCGTAGTAGGTTTGGGCGGTGTAGGATCTTTTGCTGCCGAATTTCTGGCAAGAGCCGGGATCGGAAAAATGACCATTATAGACGGCGATACAGTAGATATTACAAACATCAACCGACAGCTTCCTGCATTACATTCAACAGTTGGCAAACATAAAGTGGAAGTGGTTGCAGAAAGACTGATGGATATTAATCCGCAGCTTGAACTGGTAAAAATCAATGAATTTCTGAACCCTGAAAGAATGGGTGAAGTTTTAGATGCCGGTAAGTTCGATTATATACTAGACTGCATCGACAGCATCACACCCAAAGTGAGCCTGATCATTGCCGCGAAAAGAAGAAGAATAAAAATTGTAAGCTCAATGGGAGCCGGTGGAAAATCTGACCCTTCAAAGGTGATGGTGAGAGATATCCACAAAACTGCTGAATGCCATCTTGCAAAACAAGTAAGAAAACGATTGAAAAAAGAAAAAATAGATAAGGGCATCAGATGTGTTTTTTCAAGTGAAATTCAGGATGAAGACAGCCTGAAAATGACCGACGGAAGCAATTACAAAAGATCATTCTACGGAACCATCAGTTATATTCCTGCAATTTTCGGATTGTACGCGGCTGCGGAAGTCATCAATCATTTAGTGAAAAAGACTGATGCAGAACTTTAA
- a CDS encoding DNA-directed RNA polymerase subunit omega — MSVKDTKAEVNTITYDKDKIEEKVGSIYEAIVIMGKRAEQINAEIRTELHNKLDEFAVHNSTLEEVFENREQIEISKHYEKLPKPTSIAIQEWLDGEVYFRKTEERN; from the coding sequence ATGAGCGTAAAAGATACAAAAGCAGAAGTAAATACTATTACTTACGATAAAGATAAGATTGAAGAAAAAGTAGGTTCAATCTATGAAGCTATTGTTATCATGGGGAAAAGAGCAGAGCAGATCAATGCAGAAATCCGTACTGAGTTACACAATAAGTTAGACGAGTTTGCGGTTCACAATTCCACATTGGAAGAAGTTTTTGAAAACAGAGAGCAAATCGAGATCTCTAAACATTACGAAAAACTTCCAAAACCAACTTCTATCGCTATCCAAGAATGGCTAGACGGTGAAGTGTACTTTAGAAAGACTGAAGAGAGAAACTAA
- the porD gene encoding type IX secretion system protein PorD: MKKYTILLFLLLFCNFGFAQELLATVQVNAQQLGGSNQQAFKALEKSLRDFVNNTSWTGKKLQNFEKIKSNFSIVLSERDGNKYKGSIVIQAVRPVFSSSYESPLINLQDTKFGFDYVENENLIFNERQFSGKNLIDVISFYVYLILGYDADSFQASGGTQWFTKAQQIAQNSQNRGYDGWGQINDPRSRSILIGEILNPNMSQLRQSMYTYHRAGLDGLFNQDQTQPKKIIFDALMQLRTYENSFQQNYFFNTFINTKYDEIFNIFNSGNNGGIVMNDLKQLMITFAPKYADTRWNKWR, encoded by the coding sequence ATGAAAAAATATACGATACTTTTATTTTTACTTCTGTTTTGCAACTTTGGTTTCGCTCAGGAGCTTCTAGCAACGGTTCAGGTAAATGCACAGCAATTGGGGGGCAGTAATCAGCAGGCTTTTAAAGCTTTGGAAAAAAGCCTTAGAGACTTTGTAAATAATACAAGCTGGACTGGGAAAAAGCTTCAGAATTTCGAAAAAATAAAATCTAATTTTTCTATTGTTCTCAGCGAAAGAGATGGGAACAAATATAAAGGGAGTATTGTTATTCAGGCAGTTCGTCCGGTTTTCAGCTCATCTTATGAATCGCCGCTAATCAACCTTCAGGATACAAAATTTGGTTTTGACTACGTTGAAAACGAAAATCTGATCTTCAATGAAAGACAGTTTTCAGGAAAAAACTTAATTGATGTCATCAGCTTTTATGTGTATCTCATTTTAGGCTACGATGCCGACAGTTTTCAGGCTTCCGGCGGAACACAATGGTTTACCAAAGCGCAACAGATTGCACAAAATTCCCAAAATCGTGGCTATGATGGGTGGGGACAAATCAATGATCCGAGAAGCCGTTCTATTTTGATCGGAGAAATTTTAAATCCAAACATGAGCCAGCTTCGCCAGTCGATGTACACGTATCACAGAGCCGGATTAGATGGATTATTTAATCAGGATCAGACCCAACCCAAAAAGATTATTTTTGATGCATTGATGCAGCTAAGAACATACGAAAACTCTTTCCAGCAGAATTATTTCTTCAATACATTTATCAACACCAAGTATGATGAGATTTTCAATATATTTAATTCAGGAAACAACGGCGGAATTGTAATGAATGACTTAAAGCAGCTGATGATCACTTTTGCACCCAAGTATGCCGATACGAGATGGAATAAGTGGAGGTAA
- a CDS encoding TatD family hydrolase, translated as MDFFDFHHHKKNIPGGIYNLQTGSQPSAVSFSAGIHPQDIQQENIKNQFDWLQSVITDNCFAIGECGLDGLISLDMKIQEDVFLRQIKIANEFKKPLIIHCVKKFYEVISFRKKSEQAMIIHGFNKKQSVANDLLRNNFYLSFGKAVLYHLSLQDTLKTVPLDKLFLETDNDDFDIKELYQKVSEIKKISIEQLQKKIIENLETIKNG; from the coding sequence ATGGATTTTTTTGATTTTCATCATCACAAAAAAAATATTCCTGGTGGAATTTATAATCTGCAAACAGGAAGCCAACCTTCAGCAGTTTCTTTTTCCGCAGGCATTCATCCGCAAGATATTCAACAAGAAAATATTAAAAATCAATTTGATTGGCTACAATCTGTTATAACTGACAACTGTTTCGCTATTGGAGAATGCGGTTTGGATGGATTGATTTCTCTTGATATGAAAATTCAGGAAGACGTATTCCTAAGGCAGATCAAAATAGCTAATGAATTCAAAAAACCTTTGATCATTCATTGTGTAAAGAAATTTTATGAGGTCATTTCTTTCAGGAAAAAGTCTGAACAAGCAATGATCATTCATGGTTTTAATAAAAAACAAAGCGTTGCAAATGATCTCCTGAGAAATAATTTTTATCTGAGTTTTGGGAAAGCCGTTTTGTATCATCTATCTTTGCAAGACACTTTGAAAACTGTTCCTTTAGATAAGCTATTTTTAGAGACTGATAACGACGATTTTGATATCAAAGAATTGTATCAGAAAGTCTCGGAAATTAAGAAAATCTCAATAGAACAACTTCAAAAAAAGATTATAGAAAATTTAGAAACGATAAAAAATGGATAA
- a CDS encoding TetR/AcrR family transcriptional regulator produces the protein MGKKFTDKQIHILDIAEELIAKKGYEGTSVRDICSKANINVAMISYYFGSKEKMMSYLYQYRVLKTRENFSEFADTIKDGKPEMQMKEMIKYIVGQLFKYNYFHGFVTQELRHTENLKDELLDFYQLFVRKLDDVIKKGVTSGVFTFTPKPEDILTTIIGSTLFVIRNKNFYELYVPHKDDENYTKEAEKKVRMNLLMNVFAVLGYAAD, from the coding sequence ATGGGAAAAAAATTTACAGATAAACAAATCCATATTTTAGATATTGCAGAAGAGTTGATTGCTAAAAAAGGATATGAAGGGACTTCCGTACGTGATATTTGTTCTAAAGCCAACATCAATGTGGCGATGATTTCATATTATTTTGGGTCCAAAGAAAAGATGATGTCGTATCTTTATCAGTATCGTGTTTTGAAAACGAGAGAAAATTTTTCTGAATTTGCAGACACTATTAAAGATGGAAAACCGGAAATGCAGATGAAAGAAATGATTAAATATATCGTTGGACAGCTATTTAAATACAATTATTTCCATGGTTTTGTCACTCAGGAATTGCGCCATACCGAAAACCTGAAAGATGAACTTCTAGATTTTTATCAGTTATTTGTCAGAAAACTGGATGACGTCATAAAAAAAGGAGTTACTTCCGGAGTTTTTACTTTTACGCCAAAACCGGAAGACATCTTGACTACTATTATAGGTTCTACGCTATTCGTGATTCGCAATAAAAACTTTTACGAGCTGTATGTTCCTCATAAGGATGATGAAAATTATACCAAAGAGGCTGAAAAAAAGGTGAGAATGAATCTGTTGATGAATGTTTTTGCCGTTTTGGGATACGCAGCCGACTAA
- the miaB gene encoding tRNA (N6-isopentenyl adenosine(37)-C2)-methylthiotransferase MiaB: MQEKYIDETKQGEAFAIAEKTGNSKKLFLESYGCQMNFSDSEIVASILNDQGYNTTLKVEEADLILLNTCSIREKAEQTVRMRLAQFKNLKKERPNMTVGVLGCMAERLKTKFLEEEQLVDLVVGPDAYRDLPNLLKETEDGRDAINVILSKEETYADINPVRLGGNGVTAFVTITRGCDNMCTFCVVPFTRGRERSRDPHSILEECKSLWESGYKEITLLGQNVDSYLWYGGGPKKDFSKASEMQKATAVDFSKLLDSVAKAVPQMRIRFSTSNPQDMSLDVFRTMAKHDNICNYCHLPVQSGSNRMLEAMNRQHTREEYLELVRKAKEIVPDISFSQDMIIGFCGETEEDHQDTLSLMREVEYDYGYMFSYSERPGTPAHKKMEDNIPADIKQSRLAEVIALQGELSRKRMEGYVGRVHSVLIEGVSKKNKNQWKGRNSQNAVCVFDMLEGQKLGDIVDVFVFNNTQGTLLGETVTK; encoded by the coding sequence GTGCAGGAAAAATATATAGACGAAACAAAACAAGGCGAAGCTTTTGCCATTGCAGAGAAAACCGGAAATTCTAAAAAATTATTTTTAGAAAGTTATGGCTGTCAGATGAATTTCTCTGATTCTGAAATTGTTGCCTCTATTCTTAATGATCAGGGTTACAATACCACATTGAAAGTTGAGGAAGCAGATTTGATTTTATTAAATACCTGTTCCATTCGCGAAAAAGCTGAGCAGACCGTAAGAATGCGTCTTGCACAGTTTAAAAATCTTAAAAAAGAAAGACCCAACATGACCGTTGGCGTCTTAGGTTGTATGGCTGAAAGGCTTAAAACTAAATTTTTAGAAGAAGAACAGCTTGTGGATTTAGTAGTCGGTCCCGATGCATACAGAGATCTGCCCAATCTTTTAAAGGAAACCGAAGACGGAAGAGATGCCATCAATGTAATTCTTTCTAAAGAAGAAACTTACGCGGATATTAATCCTGTTCGTTTGGGAGGAAATGGTGTTACCGCTTTTGTAACGATTACCCGTGGTTGCGATAATATGTGTACATTTTGTGTCGTTCCTTTTACAAGAGGTAGAGAAAGAAGCCGTGATCCACACTCAATTTTAGAAGAATGCAAAAGTCTTTGGGAAAGCGGTTATAAAGAAATTACCCTTCTCGGACAAAACGTAGATTCTTACCTTTGGTACGGAGGCGGTCCCAAAAAAGATTTTTCAAAAGCATCAGAAATGCAAAAAGCCACCGCGGTTGACTTTTCAAAACTTTTAGATTCTGTTGCGAAAGCTGTTCCTCAGATGAGAATCAGATTTTCTACATCAAATCCTCAGGATATGAGCCTCGATGTTTTCAGAACAATGGCAAAACATGACAACATCTGTAATTATTGCCATTTGCCGGTTCAGAGCGGGAGCAACAGAATGCTGGAAGCTATGAACAGGCAACACACCCGTGAAGAATATTTAGAATTAGTAAGAAAAGCAAAAGAAATCGTTCCTGATATTTCGTTTTCTCAGGATATGATCATCGGTTTTTGTGGAGAAACGGAAGAAGATCATCAGGATACTTTAAGTCTGATGAGAGAAGTAGAATATGACTACGGCTATATGTTCTCTTATTCTGAAAGACCGGGAACTCCGGCCCATAAAAAAATGGAAGACAATATTCCTGCAGACATTAAACAAAGCCGTTTGGCAGAAGTAATTGCTTTACAAGGCGAATTATCAAGAAAGAGAATGGAAGGCTACGTAGGAAGAGTTCACAGCGTTTTGATCGAAGGAGTCTCAAAGAAAAATAAAAACCAGTGGAAAGGCAGGAATTCCCAAAATGCTGTTTGTGTTTTTGATATGCTGGAGGGTCAGAAATTGGGTGACATTGTGGATGTTTTTGTGTTTAATAATACACAGGGCACACTTTTAGGGGAAACGGTTACAAAGTAA
- the coaBC gene encoding bifunctional phosphopantothenoylcysteine decarboxylase/phosphopantothenate--cysteine ligase CoaBC → MDISGKKILIAVSGGIAAYKIHFLIRDFVKKGAEVQVIMSPDAENFVTKLSLSTLSKNPVYTDFYGDNGAWNSHVELALWSDVMIMAPCTANTLAKMVHGICDNLMIATYMSAKCPVFIAPAMDLDMYQHPSTKQNLELAKDYGHIVIPAESGELASGLIGQGRMSEPETISKAVEDFFSLNENKSLLGKTILITAGPTYEAIDPVRFIGNHSSGKMGFSLAEEAAKRGAKVILISGPSSLNSKHENIQLYKVTSAKQMFDKVFEFYDEIDIGIASAAVADYAPREVASEKIKKNEDTFTIELIKNPDILKTMGEKKTNQFLVGFALETQNEEENAKGKLEKKNLDMIVLNSLRDEGAGFRNDTNKIKIFTKTDTTEFDLKSKENVAKDILDCIEDQLLK, encoded by the coding sequence ATGGATATTTCCGGGAAAAAGATTCTCATTGCCGTTTCTGGTGGAATTGCTGCCTACAAAATTCATTTTCTCATCAGGGATTTTGTAAAAAAAGGAGCAGAAGTTCAGGTGATCATGTCTCCTGATGCAGAAAATTTTGTAACGAAACTGAGTCTTTCCACTTTATCTAAAAATCCGGTTTATACAGATTTCTATGGCGATAACGGAGCGTGGAACAGTCATGTAGAATTGGCACTATGGTCAGACGTGATGATCATGGCTCCTTGCACAGCCAATACTTTAGCCAAAATGGTTCATGGGATTTGTGATAATTTAATGATTGCAACCTATATGTCTGCAAAATGTCCAGTTTTCATCGCTCCAGCAATGGATTTGGATATGTATCAGCACCCTTCTACGAAACAAAATTTAGAATTGGCAAAAGATTATGGCCATATTGTAATTCCAGCGGAAAGTGGAGAACTGGCAAGCGGATTGATCGGTCAGGGGAGAATGTCCGAGCCGGAAACTATTTCAAAAGCAGTGGAAGATTTTTTTAGTCTCAATGAAAATAAATCTCTGCTGGGAAAAACAATTTTAATCACAGCGGGACCAACGTATGAAGCAATCGATCCTGTGCGGTTTATCGGCAATCACTCTTCAGGCAAAATGGGATTTTCTTTAGCTGAAGAAGCCGCAAAACGTGGTGCGAAAGTAATTTTGATTTCCGGACCGAGTTCTTTAAACTCAAAACATGAAAACATTCAGCTTTATAAAGTGACTTCTGCAAAGCAGATGTTCGATAAAGTGTTTGAGTTTTATGATGAAATTGATATTGGGATTGCGAGCGCAGCAGTTGCTGATTACGCTCCAAGAGAGGTTGCTTCAGAAAAGATTAAGAAAAATGAAGATACTTTCACTATCGAATTGATTAAAAATCCCGACATCCTTAAAACGATGGGTGAGAAAAAAACAAATCAGTTTTTGGTTGGTTTTGCACTTGAAACCCAAAATGAAGAAGAAAACGCAAAAGGTAAGCTGGAAAAGAAAAATCTTGATATGATTGTTCTCAATTCGCTTCGTGATGAAGGCGCAGGATTTAGAAACGATACCAATAAAATAAAAATATTCACCAAAACAGATACAACAGAATTTGATCTAAAATCAAAAGAAAATGTGGCAAAAGACATTCTCGATTGTATTGAAGATCAGCTTTTAAAATAA
- a CDS encoding sigma-54 interaction domain-containing protein codes for MADLQSIKARFGIIGNFPALNRALEKSIQVAPTDISVLVIGESGVGKEFIPKIIHSESKRKHQPYIVVNCGAIPEGTIDSELFGHEKGAFTGATATRKGYFEVADGGTIFLDEVGELPLQTQVRLLRVLESGEFMKVGSSQVQKTNVRIVAATNVNMMKAIQDSRFREDLFYRLNTVQIDMPALRERKGDIHLLFRKFAIDFAEKYRMPELQLEASAVHYIENYTFPGNVRQLRNLVEQMTVVETDRSVTVAKLAEYIPMDSHLPMVVNHPNSQKQTDFGNEREIMYKILFDMRNDINDLKSLTSELIKNRGVNDLSNQEKNLINRIYTPEPQQNTSPNSLLFFENNNVQNIQNPTIVSNTEDSYEDFEDIEIEENRPESLSLQNNEKDLIIKALEKHNGRRNRAADELGISQRTLYRKIKQYNLED; via the coding sequence ATGGCAGACTTACAATCTATAAAAGCACGTTTTGGTATCATCGGAAATTTTCCGGCTCTGAACCGTGCTTTAGAAAAATCTATACAAGTTGCACCTACCGATATTTCAGTTTTGGTTATCGGGGAAAGTGGTGTAGGAAAAGAATTTATCCCCAAAATCATTCATTCAGAGTCAAAAAGAAAACATCAGCCTTATATCGTTGTCAACTGCGGTGCAATTCCTGAAGGAACCATCGATTCTGAACTTTTCGGACATGAAAAAGGAGCTTTTACAGGCGCAACAGCAACCCGTAAAGGGTATTTTGAAGTTGCAGATGGCGGTACAATTTTCTTAGATGAGGTAGGCGAATTACCTTTGCAGACGCAGGTTCGTTTATTGAGAGTTTTAGAAAGCGGTGAATTTATGAAAGTAGGTTCTTCGCAAGTACAGAAAACCAATGTGAGAATTGTTGCGGCTACCAATGTCAATATGATGAAAGCGATTCAGGACAGCAGATTCCGGGAAGATCTGTTTTACCGATTGAATACGGTGCAGATTGATATGCCGGCTTTAAGAGAGAGAAAAGGTGACATTCACTTGCTTTTCAGAAAATTTGCGATTGATTTTGCCGAAAAATACAGAATGCCTGAATTACAGCTTGAGGCAAGTGCAGTTCATTATATCGAAAATTACACATTTCCCGGAAATGTGCGACAACTCAGAAATCTAGTTGAGCAAATGACGGTGGTAGAAACAGATCGGAGTGTGACTGTCGCAAAATTAGCAGAATATATCCCGATGGATTCTCATCTGCCAATGGTTGTCAATCATCCGAATTCGCAAAAACAAACTGATTTTGGAAACGAAAGGGAAATCATGTACAAAATTCTCTTTGATATGCGGAATGATATTAATGATTTAAAATCCTTAACTTCGGAATTGATAAAAAATAGAGGTGTAAATGACCTGAGCAATCAGGAAAAGAATTTAATTAATCGAATTTATACGCCTGAGCCACAGCAGAATACAAGTCCGAATTCTTTATTGTTTTTTGAAAATAATAACGTTCAGAATATTCAGAATCCAACGATTGTGTCAAACACAGAAGATAGTTATGAAGATTTCGAAGACATTGAGATAGAAGAAAACAGACCAGAATCTTTGTCGCTTCAAAATAATGAAAAAGATTTGATTATCAAGGCGTTAGAAAAGCATAACGGACGAAGAAACAGAGCTGCAGATGAGCTCGGAATTTCGCAGAGAACCTTATACAGAAAAATAAAACAATATAACTTAGAAGACTAA
- the rnpA gene encoding ribonuclease P protein component, whose protein sequence is MQNFKYPKEEKLKKKDDITLLFEKGKWKNNGNLRIIILKNHPDIATENVKLGVSVSKRYFKKAVHRNRIKRLLRECYRLNKDLFKEYFGDKTVAMLFWVSPELPEKFQEVEEQFVKLCQSQKKD, encoded by the coding sequence ATGCAGAACTTTAAATATCCTAAAGAGGAGAAACTTAAAAAAAAAGATGACATTACTTTGCTTTTCGAAAAAGGCAAATGGAAAAACAATGGGAATCTGAGAATCATTATCCTGAAAAACCATCCCGACATTGCAACAGAAAATGTGAAACTGGGCGTGTCAGTTTCAAAAAGATATTTCAAGAAAGCGGTTCACAGAAACCGTATCAAAAGACTTTTGAGAGAATGCTATCGTTTAAATAAAGATTTGTTTAAAGAATATTTCGGAGACAAAACGGTGGCTATGCTGTTTTGGGTTTCTCCTGAATTGCCTGAGAAATTTCAGGAAGTTGAAGAACAGTTTGTAAAATTGTGTCAGTCTCAGAAGAAAGATTAA
- the lptE gene encoding LPS assembly lipoprotein LptE, with protein sequence MSQLKSFFLLIICVGFLNSCYSFTGSSLVDEKTVQINEFPNNSPLVNPTLSQQFSTDIQNRFLQRTTLKGTKENPDILIEGEITDYTITPTTISSTTQNTAAGVIQDSQNKLTITVKVHYENKLHPDLSFDRTYSDEAVFNSNLSQNDIEVSQVKIATDRIINKIFNDIVANW encoded by the coding sequence ATGAGTCAGTTGAAAAGCTTCTTTCTATTAATTATTTGTGTCGGATTTTTAAATTCCTGCTACAGTTTTACAGGCTCATCGCTCGTTGATGAAAAAACAGTGCAGATCAATGAATTTCCCAATAACTCACCATTGGTAAATCCTACCTTATCACAGCAGTTTTCAACGGATATTCAGAATAGGTTTTTGCAGAGAACGACTCTCAAAGGAACAAAAGAAAATCCGGATATTCTGATTGAAGGTGAAATCACTGATTATACGATTACGCCTACAACAATCAGTTCTACCACGCAGAATACAGCTGCAGGTGTTATTCAGGATTCACAGAATAAACTGACAATTACGGTTAAAGTTCATTACGAAAATAAGCTGCATCCAGATCTGAGTTTTGATAGAACGTACTCTGATGAAGCGGTTTTCAACAGTAACTTATCACAAAATGACATTGAGGTTTCGCAGGTGAAAATTGCAACAGACCGGATTATCAACAAAATTTTTAACGACATCGTAGCGAATTGGTAA